A genomic region of Methanobacterium sp. SMA-27 contains the following coding sequences:
- a CDS encoding MJ0307 family thioredoxin — protein sequence MVVKIEVFTSPSCPYCPMAVQLVEDVKKDMPNDIEVEKIDIMVDQEKAREYGLMAVPAVALNGVVRFVGAPGKEELLEAIKEEMAGKKA from the coding sequence ATGGTAGTTAAAATTGAAGTGTTTACATCCCCATCTTGTCCATACTGCCCTATGGCTGTTCAACTGGTGGAAGATGTTAAAAAAGACATGCCGAATGATATAGAAGTTGAAAAAATAGACATAATGGTTGATCAAGAAAAAGCCAGAGAATACGGCCTAATGGCTGTTCCTGCTGTTGCACTAAACGGTGTTGTTAGATTTGTTGGTGCTCCCGGTAAAGAAGAACTTTTAGAAGCTATCAAAGAAGAGATGGCAGGAAAAAAAGCTTAA
- the cbiD gene encoding cobalt-precorrin-5B (C(1))-methyltransferase CbiD, with amino-acid sequence MAKGAVSGRFHLKESEYGITTGSAATAAALAALLSIKGSITQVEIKTPLGDLNVLVEHSERLNTYSGRASVIKFPYNDPDVTKNIEIFADLIITDTSGVIIKGGNGVGTVTKPGLQIPVGEPAINPTPREMIISNLLKNLPEGKGAEVIITVPGGIELAKKTLNPRLGIVDGISILGTTGFARSMNLKSYKTSYRCQIDVAVAEGYKDLVFVPGNIGEKIAKRILDVNSDQIIQMGNFVGYMLEEASKEGVNRITLLGHAGKLIKISASIFNTKHSIADGRREVISVHSALSGANKEFIKKIYESNTTEEMISLLEKQNLVIPVFNSIAESIKHICSERFKMEFDCMIVNMNGDVLNNNHATRS; translated from the coding sequence ATGGCTAAAGGGGCAGTTTCAGGCAGATTTCACTTAAAAGAGTCTGAATATGGGATAACCACAGGGAGTGCAGCTACTGCAGCTGCACTTGCAGCCCTTCTCTCTATAAAGGGAAGCATAACTCAAGTTGAAATAAAAACACCCCTTGGAGATCTGAATGTTCTTGTTGAACATTCTGAAAGATTAAATACTTATTCTGGAAGAGCTTCTGTAATTAAATTTCCATATAATGATCCCGATGTTACAAAGAACATTGAAATTTTTGCTGATCTAATTATAACTGATACTTCTGGTGTAATCATTAAAGGTGGAAATGGGGTTGGAACAGTTACAAAGCCAGGTTTACAAATTCCAGTTGGAGAACCTGCAATAAATCCTACTCCCCGGGAAATGATAATATCAAACCTTCTAAAGAATTTACCAGAAGGTAAAGGTGCAGAAGTAATTATTACAGTGCCTGGAGGAATAGAACTCGCAAAAAAAACTCTTAATCCCCGACTGGGTATTGTGGATGGTATTTCCATACTTGGCACAACTGGTTTTGCTCGTTCAATGAACTTGAAAAGTTATAAAACATCCTACAGATGTCAAATTGATGTTGCTGTGGCTGAAGGGTATAAAGATCTTGTTTTTGTACCTGGAAATATTGGTGAGAAAATTGCTAAAAGAATATTAGATGTTAATAGCGATCAGATAATCCAAATGGGAAACTTTGTTGGATACATGCTTGAAGAAGCATCAAAAGAGGGAGTAAATAGAATAACATTATTAGGTCATGCTGGAAAGCTCATAAAAATCTCTGCAAGTATTTTTAATACTAAACATTCCATAGCTGATGGGAGAAGGGAAGTAATATCGGTTCATTCTGCTCTTTCAGGTGCAAATAAAGAATTTATTAAGAAAATTTATGAATCCAACACAACAGAAGAAATGATAAGTCTCCTAGAAAAACAGAACTTGGTTATACCTGTATTTAACAGCATTGCCGAAAGCATTAAACATATTTGTTCTGAAAGATTTAAAATGGAATTTGACTGCATGATAGTTAACATGAATGGTGATGTTCTAAACAACAACCATGCAACAAGATCATAA
- a CDS encoding 30S ribosomal protein S17e: MGNIRTSFVKRTSKELIETYEGKFTTDFDENKKLVEEFTTVSTKHLRNKIAGYVTRLVRNQS, translated from the coding sequence ATGGGAAATATTAGAACATCATTTGTTAAAAGAACATCCAAAGAATTAATTGAAACTTACGAGGGTAAATTCACAACAGATTTTGATGAGAACAAAAAATTAGTTGAAGAATTCACTACAGTCAGCACCAAACATTTAAGAAATAAAATAGCTGGATATGTAACAAGATTAGTAAGGAATCAATCTTAA
- a CDS encoding shikimate kinase has product MKTIVKSPGSATIINAIATGYGSAFGIKRYVTAEVQLKGPDSSIICSADRDVDMSLMEICVKMVINKFKENYSDIEVDTGFSVKTSSTLPVSSGLSSSSATSNSIVMATAKALMKEYDIKSDKIAFNDLELLNIGVDASLEAGVTITGAFDDASASFYGGLTVTNNNTREILKMHDMEQQNILVYMPNRISPTAQSDVRRMKLIAPQVKLAFNEALHGNICNAMTLNGILYCASLAFDPNIALDALDAGATAAGLSGTGPAFVAMASNENVDKVKEAWSSLPGQIFCTEVDNEGTRVIDSG; this is encoded by the coding sequence ATGAAAACCATTGTAAAATCTCCGGGTTCTGCCACAATCATAAATGCAATAGCAACAGGATATGGTTCTGCATTTGGTATAAAACGTTATGTTACTGCTGAAGTTCAATTAAAAGGACCAGATTCATCAATAATTTGCAGTGCTGATAGGGACGTTGACATGTCTCTAATGGAGATCTGTGTGAAAATGGTGATTAACAAATTTAAAGAAAATTATAGTGATATTGAAGTTGATACAGGATTTTCAGTAAAAACAAGTTCAACACTTCCTGTTTCATCTGGCCTTTCAAGCAGCAGTGCAACATCAAATTCTATTGTAATGGCAACAGCAAAGGCTTTAATGAAGGAATATGATATAAAATCCGATAAAATTGCTTTTAATGATCTTGAACTCTTGAATATTGGGGTTGATGCATCTTTAGAAGCAGGAGTTACCATTACAGGTGCATTTGATGATGCAAGCGCATCATTTTATGGGGGTCTGACTGTTACAAATAACAACACTAGAGAGATCCTAAAGATGCATGATATGGAGCAACAAAATATATTAGTGTATATGCCTAATAGAATTTCACCCACTGCACAATCAGATGTGAGGCGTATGAAACTCATTGCCCCACAAGTTAAACTGGCTTTTAATGAGGCTCTGCATGGAAATATATGCAATGCAATGACTTTAAATGGAATATTGTACTGTGCTTCGTTGGCATTTGACCCAAATATAGCCCTTGATGCTTTGGACGCTGGAGCAACTGCAGCCGGACTTTCAGGAACTGGGCCTGCATTTGTTGCAATGGCATCAAATGAAAATGTTGATAAGGTTAAGGAAGCATGGAGTTCCCTACCAGGACAGATCTTTTGTACAGAAGTTGATAATGAAGGTACCAGGGTGATTGACAGTGGATAG
- the moaC gene encoding cyclic pyranopterin monophosphate synthase MoaC — protein sequence MAKEFTHLSNTGVKMVEVGNKAVVKRTATAQGKIHLQKFTIDLIKREEIKKGNVLTTAQIAAISAVKSTHHLIPLCHSLTITGVDVDFEFGDDFIETNVTVRCNGKTGVEMEALTGVSVALLTVWDMVKSVEKDENGQYPSTRISDIVVSEKRKE from the coding sequence ATGGCTAAAGAATTCACACACCTCTCAAATACAGGAGTAAAGATGGTAGAGGTTGGTAATAAGGCCGTTGTAAAAAGAACTGCAACTGCACAAGGTAAAATACATTTACAAAAATTTACAATTGATTTGATTAAACGAGAAGAAATTAAGAAGGGAAATGTTCTCACAACTGCCCAGATAGCAGCAATAAGTGCTGTCAAATCAACCCATCATCTAATCCCTCTGTGTCATTCTCTCACAATAACAGGAGTGGATGTTGATTTTGAGTTTGGAGATGATTTTATTGAAACAAATGTTACAGTTCGATGCAATGGAAAAACAGGTGTTGAAATGGAAGCACTAACCGGAGTTAGTGTGGCTCTTTTAACTGTGTGGGATATGGTAAAAAGTGTTGAAAAAGACGAAAATGGACAATATCCATCAACAAGAATATCTGATATTGTTGTTTCTGAGAAGAGGAAAGAATAA
- a CDS encoding tetratricopeptide repeat protein, with protein MKKSIPTMILGIILISLAFLTYKTYLSFYLGIYGFMAILDTTFFLKEYYNKTTYIIIVTVVVLGMSILYFSPLFPHNMVIHSNYIVNGLSTLSINTLVIGTLLLILLMIGSILKLEKYKKALDLYNKSLKLDSENPKVLYSKGLALLELEEYNKAIKIFSKILKSYPENTKILYSKGFALAEIEEYYKSLEIFNRLLKLDPENINAIYCKLFILKILNRNEEALRCRDEAVALDEKILEYGLEENPFKSWKENKNDTKNYICNRNKNSQK; from the coding sequence ATGAAAAAATCAATACCAACAATGATATTGGGAATAATTCTTATTTCATTGGCATTTTTAACTTATAAAACATATCTAAGTTTTTATTTAGGTATTTATGGTTTTATGGCCATATTAGATACAACATTCTTTTTAAAGGAATATTACAACAAAACTACCTATATAATAATAGTAACTGTAGTTGTGTTAGGAATGTCAATTCTGTATTTTTCTCCGTTATTTCCCCATAACATGGTTATACACTCCAATTACATTGTAAATGGGTTAAGTACACTTTCAATAAATACATTGGTTATAGGAACTTTGCTTTTAATTTTACTGATGATAGGATCAATTTTAAAATTAGAAAAATATAAAAAAGCATTGGATTTATACAATAAATCCCTTAAATTGGACTCTGAAAATCCTAAAGTACTATACAGTAAAGGACTTGCATTATTAGAATTGGAAGAATATAATAAAGCAATTAAAATATTTAGCAAAATATTAAAATCATATCCTGAAAATACAAAGATTCTTTACAGTAAAGGATTTGCACTGGCAGAAATTGAAGAATATTACAAATCATTGGAAATATTTAACAGGCTATTGAAATTAGATCCAGAAAATATCAATGCAATATATTGTAAATTATTTATCCTTAAAATCTTGAACAGAAATGAAGAAGCTTTAAGATGTCGTGATGAAGCAGTTGCATTGGATGAGAAGATTTTGGAATACGGTCTAGAAGAAAACCCATTTAAATCCTGGAAAGAAAATAAAAATGATACAAAGAATTATATTTGTAATCGAAACAAAAACAGTCAAAAATAA
- the sppA gene encoding signal peptide peptidase SppA yields the protein MKRDSKIVLSIVFGGLFFIIILILGISALIGSSNSTINMSPNGDTVAIIPLQGEIGYGSSVINGGSVITPETVQDAISKAEADSSVSSILLDVNSPGGSPVASEEIMEIIKDSKKPVVVWISDVGASGAYLAASSADKIVASPSSMVGSIGVIMELTDLSKYYQMNGINKYSIKAGQYKDMGADYRNLTTNEKNMLQGMVDQDYDHFITIVSDNRHLDKNYTSSIAEGKIYTGTQAKDLKLVDDTGGKTHALDIAAKLGGIKGSYNTVTISTTSGLLDLLNSLSSKIAYSIGLGIGNNLKNGTENNVNMPSIY from the coding sequence ATGAAAAGAGACAGCAAAATCGTTTTATCTATAGTTTTTGGAGGATTATTTTTTATAATAATCTTAATATTAGGAATTTCAGCTTTAATTGGAAGTTCTAACAGTACGATAAATATGAGTCCAAATGGGGATACAGTTGCAATTATACCTTTACAAGGAGAGATTGGATATGGATCATCCGTTATTAATGGAGGAAGTGTTATCACTCCAGAAACAGTGCAAGATGCAATTTCAAAGGCCGAAGCAGATAGCAGTGTTAGTTCAATACTTCTAGATGTTAATAGTCCCGGAGGATCTCCTGTTGCTAGTGAAGAAATAATGGAAATTATTAAAGATAGTAAAAAACCAGTAGTTGTATGGATTAGTGACGTTGGGGCTTCTGGAGCGTATCTAGCAGCTTCTTCGGCAGATAAGATAGTTGCAAGTCCATCATCCATGGTGGGTAGTATAGGTGTAATAATGGAACTAACAGATCTGTCCAAATATTACCAGATGAATGGTATAAACAAATATTCCATTAAAGCAGGCCAGTACAAAGATATGGGTGCGGACTATAGAAATTTAACCACCAATGAAAAGAATATGCTTCAAGGAATGGTTGATCAAGATTATGATCATTTTATTACAATTGTTTCAGATAATAGACATCTAGACAAAAATTATACAAGCAGTATTGCAGAGGGTAAAATATATACAGGAACACAAGCTAAAGATTTAAAACTGGTAGATGACACTGGTGGAAAAACTCATGCACTAGATATAGCTGCAAAACTCGGCGGTATAAAAGGAAGTTATAATACCGTTACAATATCAACAACATCCGGGCTTTTAGACCTGCTCAATAGTTTGTCATCAAAAATTGCATATTCAATTGGATTGGGTATTGGAAACAATTTAAAGAACGGTACCGAAAACAATGTTAATATGCCTTCAATTTATTGA
- a CDS encoding chorismate mutase yields MDREEALRLLQTSRNKIDEMDELLIDLIEKRTLLARDILNAKLVLDIEIEDKKREEYIHTKIKEIAREKNIDEVSLTRIIKILTDMSKEEQKKILRR; encoded by the coding sequence GTGGATAGGGAAGAAGCTTTAAGATTACTTCAAACATCAAGAAATAAGATAGATGAAATGGATGAATTGTTAATTGATCTCATAGAGAAAAGAACATTACTTGCCCGTGATATTCTTAATGCCAAGTTAGTACTTGACATAGAAATTGAAGATAAAAAACGGGAAGAATATATCCATACTAAAATTAAAGAAATAGCAAGAGAAAAGAATATTGATGAGGTCAGTCTTACCCGTATAATAAAAATATTAACTGATATGAGTAAAGAAGAACAAAAGAAAATTTTAAGGAGGTAA